TTCTTGACAAATGGGTTTAACTGGTGTTTAATTAAATCGAGGTTGAGTTCGGCGCCGATTCTCTATTAGTGATAAAGAGGAGGTGTGAGATGGCGGAGCGAGATGTTGAGGAACAGGTTAAGCATGACCATCTAATAAATGTGTTGAGCAAGCGGTGTTATCATTACCCAAATCCGGCTCATCCGCACCTTATCACTTTTGCGAACCATCCGGTAAAGACCAAAGCGGTTCGGGACGAGATGGGAAAAGAGTTGTTTCCAGACATCGTGGTTCTGAACGGCGAGACAGGCAAGTTGGTGATGATTGTTGAGGTTGAAACTGAAACGACCGTTGAACAAGAAGAGGCGCAGGAATGGCAAAGGTTCGCGGCGTTAGGGCCGAGGTTCTATCTTTATGTTCCAAGAGGCCTGGGCGCCCAAGCTGATGTGTTGTGCCGCAATATAACGATAAGTGAGATTGTTCAATATTACTATGATGGCAAGCACTATGTCCTCGAGCGGTTTCGATAGCAAAATGAGTCAAATCGGTTTGACGGATAAAAACAATTTGACATTGGGACTTTGAAGTGTAGACTTTCGGTAGTTAGGGAGTCAAAGGTTCCAGTGTATTTTGGAACCGGACTCAAAGTAGATAAACAAAAAAGCAGGAGGAAAGATATGAGGAAGAATGTCGCGCTCCTCGCTCTGGTTAGTCTATTGGGACTGGTGTTTGCTGCTGGTTCTGATGTAACCACGAGCGACTTGAGCCAGAGTGCACCCCAGAAGGTAAAACTGTACTATGGCACTTATGGCTCAAACGACTATGTCTGGGGGACAGTAAATCCGTCCCTTCCGAACGATGCCTGGATGTTGCACAGCGAAATGCCGGGCAGGATGATGGACAACACCTGTGCCACTGATGGCAACTATGTTTATGTCCTTGCCGGTTATGGTACCACCAATGTGCTTTATCGGCATGCGATTGGTTCAACAACCTGGGAAACGAGGGCGCCCTGTCCGCTTGATATCTCCAATGGTGGTGCGGCAATTATTGGCGATACGCTGTATTACTGTTCGGGTTATTCTTATTCACTGGGCACGACCGTTGACACGATGTTTAAGTACTGTATCAGCACCAACACCTGGACGAGTGGTCCTGGTCCTTTTACCGGTACAACCTATAACTGGCAGCCGCTTGTGTTAGCCTGTGGTGGCAAGCTGTATTACATCAGCGGTTGCAACCAGCCTGGAGCGACCAACCCGACCCGTAATGTCTGGTGCTATACGCCGGGCAGTGGCTGGGCTCAGGTTGCGGATATGAACCAGGGCAGGGTTTTTGCGATGGGCTGTGTTTACCACGATACCATCTGGGTTACTGGTGGCTATCAGAACACGACCGTTTTGAACCACTCTGAGTTCTACGACCCGGTTTCAAACACCTGGACGGTTGACAACACCCGTTTTCCGCAGTTGCCGATTGCGACTTGGGCAGCAGCGAGCGGTGTTGTTGGTCAGACGATGTTTGTCCATTCGGGCGTGAGTTCTGCTATGGCGCTGATGGACACGACTCAGTACTTTGACTTTGGTACAAGAAACTGGACTGTGACACCGACAGTGCTATTAAAGGTTTACCGCGGCACTGGAGTTGGTAATGCTGATGGCAAGGCGGTGGTTTACGGTGGTTCAACTGGTGGTTTTACACCAACCGACACCTGTCAGTATGAGGTCCTCGCTACCGGGAATACCAACGATGTGGGTGTGATTCAGATTGTCAGTCCGGCGAGCGTCATTACACCGGGTAACATCACCCCTCGGGCAAAGATTAAAAACTTTGGTACTGCTGCGCAGTCAAACATACCTGTTTACTGCTGGATTGATTCCGGTGCAACCCGGGTGTACAACCAGAGTGTGACTTATCCTGGACCACTGGCACCGGGTGCAACTGCTGATGTGGACTTCACCCCTCAATGGCGCGCGGTTGGTGGGACTTATAATGTCACAATGTTTACCGATTTGTCGGGTGATGAAGCGCGATCCAACGACACGTTGCGCGGAACCGCTCAGGTGATGCAGTATACTATTGACTGGTATCAGAGCGATACGATTCGACCCGACCGTGTGAGCCGTGTTGCCTGTGTCAACGATGCCCAGGGCAATCTCCATGTTATCTGCGGCAACTGCTTCCCACACTCCTCCCATCCTTATGACCAGGTTTACGACACGGTTGCAAATACCTGGTCACAGGGATTGCAGCATCCAGCAGGCGGTGGCGTCGGAGTTCATAACCACGATGCGGTTATAATTGGTGATGTTATCTGGGTAGGCGGTGGTAGCAGTGGCAGCGGGTTTTACAACTACCTGACCAAACTTGACCTTGGTGCCAACACCTGGACGCAAGCCGCAGCAATGCCTCAGTCCAATCTGCTCTACTACTCGTTTGGTGAGTATGCGGATTCGGGCTGGGTGTACTGCTTTGGCGGTTCACCGGACGGAACCTCGGGTCCGATTAACAACACTTATCGGTATGATCCATCCACTAACTCCTGGACAGCGATGGCAAATATGCCAGATGTCCGGCGGAATCCGATGGTTGCTCGGGTTGGCGACACCATCTATGTGATTGGCGGAATGTCAGCCAATGACTATACCTCTACGCGTGGCACTATGTGGAAGTACTCGGTATTGGGTAATACCTGGACCGTAGCGGCTGATTCGATGCCCGACAAATTAGGCTGGGGTCGGGCGGTTGCCTACTCTTATTCGGGCGGAACATATATTTATGTATTTGGTGGTTATCGCACCGGTTCGATTGTTAACGCCTGCTGGCGCTATGATGTGAATAATCATACCTGGACTGCAGACCGTCCTCTTCTCACTCCAGTGCGTTCCCACGGTGGGTCGATTTCTGGAAACTACATCTGGGTTGCTGGTGGTTACGGCACCGCAATTATGCCCAATGTTCAAAAAGGTATCATTTCCCTTACCGGGGTTGAAGAAGGTAAACCGAGCATCAACTGGGAAGGGATTGATGGTATTGCTCCGACATTGGTGCGGGATTTCTGCCGAATCAGTTACAATGTTCCTTCTACGGGACGGGTCAATCTGAGTGTTTATGATGCATCGGGCTCACTGGTCAGGACTCTGGTGAATGAGATTTCAAATCCGGGTAATAAGACCGTTACCTGGGACCGGCGTGATGCTTCAGGCAAGCGGGTTGCGAACGGCACCTACTTCTACCGGCTGACGATTGATGGTAAGTCGGTTTCTGCCAAGGCGATAGTGCTGCAATAACACCTCCTTATCTACAACAGGGGCTGCCATTGCGCAGCCCCTTCTATTTTTATCAGACCAGGGGTTAAAAAGTTGTCGTTATTCGGTCATTGTTAATTAGACCCCAAAACAATTAAAAATTAACTGTAATCTTTCAACAATAGCGGCTTAACCTGCGGAGTATCAACAGGAAAGGTTTATACCTGATACCGTCTAGGGAACGACCCACTCGGCCCTTTCCGGGATGGTATCCGATAGCGGGGTTGGTATGATGTCGTCAACTGAGGATATCTGAGCATTAAGTTATGGTATCCTAACTGGTTATCGGTAAATTGTAGAATTTACATCGGAGAGAAACTTGAATGTAATTTTGTCCAGCGTGCCTTTCTTTGCCAGCCCGCCTTTTTTCTAATTGCTGTTAGTGGCGGCTTTAGGCGACAGTCATAAATCAAGTTCTTTGTGGGTACTCTGGAATAAAAATAAAGGGGACTGGTAATAATAATTAAACCTGAAACAAAACTCCAGCGGCAGGGCTCGAACCTGCGACCCTCCGGTTAACAGCCGGATGCTCTACCGATTGAGCTACGCTGGAACAGAATGAAATATACCGAATAATAACCCAAAAATCAAGGTTTGCGTATCAGGGCAAATTTTGAAGCACTTCTACCAAAGGTTGTTTTAAGAACTGCGATGTACAAGCCCGACGCTACCGGTTTGCCCGCATCGTTTTTGCCATCCCAGCAGGCGCCGATGTCCTCAAGAAATGGGATTTCGTAGTACCTGCCCGGACTTGATAGTTTCAGAGCGTTAAGCGTGATGGTTTTGACCAATGTGCCACCAGTTGTGTAGATGCTGATACTCGCATCCGGAGTAACCCGTGCGATATTTAAGCCGAAATAGATGCGGTTGTTGTCTTCCGACATAAATGGATTGGGGAAGATTTTGCCGATTTCATTTTGGGAAACCGGAGGCGCCTGAGGCGTGGGCGGAAAGATTTTGAATGCCGAGTCAACCCGCGGAACACCAAAGCCGAAGGTACAACTTTTTACCGGCAGAGTGGCGGTCATAAATAGTGCTGCCTTGATTGAGTCGGCATTCCAGTTGGGATGGGCTTCTTTTAAGAGCGCGGCACAACCGGCAATGAGTGCGGTGGCGCAGGATGTGCCAACACTGCCTTCAAGGAGGTTTTCTGAGTCGGGCGCAGCAACGGCAACGGTGTCAGCAAGGGCAACAAGGTCGGGTTTAATTCTACCGTCCGCGGTTGGCCCGATGCCGGTACCGCGCCAGGGTAGCATATTTTTCTCAACGCCGCCGCAGGTGATAACGCCTTCCGCATCACCTGGGGCAACAATGTAAGGCTGGGGCCAGGGATGAGTGGTGGAGTCGCGGTTGCCCATTGCGGTAACAACAAGTAGCCCCTTTTTGGTTGCAAGGTCAGCAGCGATGGAGACCGGAATCGTTTTGCCGTCAAACTGTGCATCCTGATAAAAATCGCGGTAGCCAAGCGACGTTGAGACGATGTCAGCGCCACATTTTGCCGCCCATTCCAGTGCCTGAATATAGGTGTCTTCTTCCATATTGTATTCGTAGTAGCGGTTGCTGGCGGTTTTGTGAAGTTCGGTCCGGGCGACAAGCAGGTCAACCGCCGGAGCGATGCCCATTAAGGAGTAGGGTTGATAGCCGGCGATGATTGACGCCATTCTTGTTCCATGATTGGGTTGTTCCCGGGAAAATTTTAAGGTGTCGGCATCTTCCCAGACCGCATTTTCGTCGCCCCGACGGAACCAGAGGCAGAAGTCGTCGTTGTTTATTCCTACCAAACGGGGGGCAGCCGAAAATCCAATCGTGTCAATGGGTGCCGCATTTTGCCAGGTGGCACCATAATCGGTACTCGCGCACCGGTATAAAATGCCATCTGATTCGTAGATTAGTTTTATCTCATCACCGATGTGCGCGGTAAAGTCGCCAATGTTTAAGGTGCTGTCAACGACCGTGCCATTGTTCCAGTTTGTACCGTAGTCGGTAGATAGTTTTGCTATCAGCCGGGTGAAGGGCAGACTGTGTTCATCAAGGTAGAGGAGGAGTTTGGTTGAGTCGGCGAGATGATGGGAGAAAAGTTTTGTCATTCGGGCAGATTGGGAGACGAGGTCACCGGTAGGAACGAATGTGTTACCACCATCGGTGGAGCGAAACTGGGTAATTTTACCTGAAGTCCGGTACAGGGCGATTAGATTGATAAGTCCGTTGGGTCCAGCGGTTATCTGTAACTCACTGACTGGTTCAAGAACATTTATCTGAGTGGTTAGCAACAGGTTCGGGTCGGGCTGAGTAATATCGTATTTTTTTAGTGTGATGAGGGAGTCGTTAGTAATATAAACAAGGTACAGGGTGTCTGCATATACAGTCAGGGCAGGATATCTACCGGTGCCGACTGTTAATCGGTTGCGCCAGGTGGTGTTGGTGAAGTAACCGAGATAACAAACCGGTTGGCCTCCGGGGTTCAGGTTTACTTCGTTATAGGCGAGGTAGGTTAATGAGTCCCGGGAAATCATTTTGAGATTTTCATAGGTGTAGTAGTAAGGTCGGGAAATGTGAAGGGCACGGGCTGGGGTCCAGGTTTCGCCCTGGTCTGTAGAATAAGAGAAAAACAGGGCACGGGCTGGTAAGCCGTACGGGTAGTTAAAACTGTCGGCGACAAATGTGAGCATCAGGGTGTTCTGAGTATTGGTCAGCGCCGGGTCTTTAACCAATCCGAGATAGCGCAGCGAGGAAATTTCCGCAGGTGGGAAGGTAAGACCCCGCTGGTAGTAGAAATTGTCACCGGAGAGAAAGTCAAACTGTCGGGTGATGCGTATTCCTTTTACAGCGGTGTGTTTCAGTTTTATACCGGTATCAAAAAGTGCCAGTTTTACTCCGGAACCGAGATAACCGCGGTAAAATATCTCAGGGACGCCCAGCATTTGCGCCTGGTCGTAGGATGCACCATAGAATCGATGGGCTTCGGCGGTATCGACCTTGCGCACCGGTGGCAATGGTTGAGGAATTGGGAATGTGATTTCTCGGTCCAATTCGGCGCGAACTCCGACCGGTTTGATGTCATAAACAAATGGAAGATGATAGACTTGCGCAACCAGTTCCGAAGGCATATCAAAACTCGCGGCGTTTAGCCAGTTGGAAATGTGCCGTACGCGAGCTCCGAGCGCTTCAATCTGGCGGATGTAAGCGGTACGCACCGGCAGGTCGGCGAAGTCCGGTTGACCAATCAGGGGCGATTTTCTTTTTAATTCGGTCAGCGCCTTCTGGTACTGGTTTTCATCGAATACGCCTTTGTCGGTAAAAAAGACCCAGACTTTTCGACTGTTTAGTTGCGGCGCGGTGGTTTTTTGTGCACTGCGGACAAACTCCGGACTGAGCAGGGCGAGAAGGTAAAATAAAGTTAACATATTCAATTTTAAGTACCCCGCGCAGGACTTGAACCTGCAACCCGCGGATTAAGAATCCGCTGCTCTGCCAAGTTGAGCTAGCGGGGTATAATTTTTCTCTTTTTCCTGCGTCCGGCGCGACTCGAACGCGCAGCCTACGGGTTCGAAGCCCGGCGCTCTATCCAGTTGAGCTACGGACGCATCACTCATTTAAGTTCAGGGTGAGTGAGGGGATTCGAACCCCCAACATCCTGATCCACAGTCAGGTGCTCTAACCAGGTTGAGCTACACTCACCGTGATAACCTGCTGTTCATTCTGGAGTATAGCAAAACAAGGCTCGTTGTCTATACTTGCATTTTATCTTCCGGTGGTTAATATTTTGTAAAAGATTTAATTAATCCAATCGGAAAGGAGAAAATGATGAGTAAAACAAGAGAGATGAAGAAAATCCTTGTTACCGGTGCCGTAGGTCAGATTGGTTCGGAACTGACCCTGGCACTGAGGGAACGCTATGGTGCGGAAAATGTTATCGCCACGGGCAGAAAGACCCAGCCCAGTAAGGAGTTGCTGGAGTCCGGTCCATTTTATTTCATCGATGTGGCGAAGCGAGAGACGATTGAGGAGGTTGTTAAGAAGCACAATATAGATACCATTTTCCATCTGGCGGCGATTCTTTCTGCTGCCGGCGAGAAAAACCCGCAACTGGCGTGGGATGTTAATATCAACGGGCTTTACAATGTCCTGGAAGTGGCGCGGGAGCACAATATGGCACGGGTGATTGTGCCCAGTTCAATCGCGGTCTTTGGACCGGAAACCCCGCGGCAGAATACACCTAACGAGACGATTCTCAAGCCGCGCACGATGTACGGTATTACCAAAGTGGCAGGAGAGTTGTTAGGTGATTACTATTTCCGCCGGTTCGGGCTTGATGTGCGCGGGTTACGCTATCCCGGCATTATCTCCAATGTTACCCTACCGGGTGGTGGAACTACCGACTATGCGGTGGAAATTTTCTATGCGGCGATTAAGTTTAAGCGCTATAAATGTTTCCTGCGTGCCGATACCCGATTGCCAATGATGTATATGCCGGACTGTATCAAGTCGACGATTATGCTTGCTGAGGCGCCGGTGGAAAAGTTAAAGCATCACTGCGACTTTAATGTTACGGCGATGAGTTTCTCCGCCGAAGAACTGGCGGCAGAGATTAAGCGTTACATTCCGGAGTTCGAGATTACCTATGAACCGGATTTCCGGCAGGCGATTGCTGACTCCTGGCCCGAATCAATTGACGATTCCGCGGCACGAGAGGAGTGGGGCTGGAAACCGGATTACGACCTAAAGGCAATGGTCAAAGATATGCTGGAGGTTTTAGGTAAGCGGCATCAGGAAGGGAAACTGGGCTGGCCGCAATAGAGCGGCAGTATGGTTGAGTAATGGACGACCTGCGCGGGCGAACGCCCGAATCTTCGGTGCCGATTGACAAGGTTGGTGTCAAGGGGTTACGGTACCCGATTGTTCTCCTTGACAAGGCACACCGGCAGCAGCATACAATTGCTACTATCAGTATGTTTGTTGACCTGCCGCGCGGTCAGCGGGGCACCTATATGGGGCGGTTTGTCGAGGTGTTGAATCGTCATCACCGCGAGATTGATGTGCACAAAATCGGTACGATTCTTAAGGAAATGCGGGAGGTACTCGGTGCCAGTTCGGCTCATCTTGAGATGGAGTTTCCCTATTTCGTGGAGAAGCAGGCACCGGTTTCGGGCGCCCGGGCGCAGATGGATTACCGTTGCTGGATAAACGCCAGTCTGAAAGACAAGTTCCGATTACGGCTGGGAGTGGCGGTGCCGGTTACAACCCTTTGTCCCTGTTCTAAGGAGATGGTTGGTAAAGGAGGACATAATCAACGCGCTGAGATTAGAGCGGTGGTTGAGTTTAAGGGTTTTCTCTGGCTGGAAGATTTAATCGACCTGCTTGAGGAGTGCGGTTCCAGCGAGGTATATGCGCTTCTGGAACGGGAGGATGAAAGGCATCTAACCAACCAGGCGTATGAGAATCCGGTGTTTGTGGAAGATGTCGTACGCCGCGTTGCCCAGCGGTTGAATGAACACCCTTTGATTACCGGTTATGAGGTGGAGGTGGAGAGTTTTGAGTCGATTCATCATCACGAAGCATATGCGTGTATCAGCCGGTTTTGTGATGAATGAGAACATTACTGGTTAACTGTTACAAGGAAAAGCCCGAAACAAGAATGCCTTTTTACCGCGCGCTCTGCGCACGGTATTCAAAGGTTGCGGAAATCGTGATATCCGAACTCAAGCCCGATTACAATCTGAACGGTGTTGATGCGGTTGTTTTCTCCGGTTCGCAATGGATGCTTTCGGAGCAGGAGCTACCATCAGAAGTAGTTGAGTTTGTACGTGGTTTAAAACTGCCAACGCTCGGAATCTGTTTTGGACATCAGTTACTTGCCCGTTCTTTCGGAGCAGAGGTTAAAAAAGGTAACATCTTGATTGAGCGCGACGAAAAAATTAAAGTCGTCAGGGAGTGGGAGATTTTTTTCGGGCTTTTTCCAGAAACAACAATGCGCGAGAGCCATCAGGAGTTTGTGACCCCGGAGTCGATTGTGAAAACTGGCTGGGAGATTGGCGCGATTTCTGAATCGTGTCCGGTGGAGGCAATACGCCACCCAGAATTGCCACTTTTCGGTGTTCAATTTCATCCGGAAAGGTCGGGTGAAAATGGCGCGAAACTATTTGAAAACTTCTTTTTGAGGGTAGTGCGAAGGTAGATGTTTTAAGCCGTTAATCTTAGAAGAATATACAATTTGTAACAAAATGTTGTAACACTTAATATAAAGGCAACTTGTCTTTCTATATTCCCCAAATAATCTGGTTAATAATGGCGTAGTTTGGTTATGCCTTGACTATACCTGGTCAAGCGCCTGTTTCAGGTCGTTGATGAGGTCCTGGGCGTCTTCAATGCCTATTGAGAGCCGAATTAAGCCGTCGGTAATGCCTGCCTGTTTTCTAATCTCGGCTGGCATTGAGGCATGGGTCATTGATGCCGGGTGCTGAATTAAGCTTTCGACACCACCCAGGCTAACGGCAAGCAGGAAAAGTTTTGTCGCGTTTAACAAACGGCGAGCCGCTTCAAAACCGCCTTTGAGTTCAAAACTTATCAACCCACCAGGGCCAGACATCTGTTTTCGGGCGATGTTGTACTGGGGATGGCTGGCAAGTCCGGGAAAACGAATCCATTCAACTTTGGGGTGTTTTTCCAGAAATTCGGCGACGCGTTGACCGTTTTCGCAGTGGCGTGCCATTCTCAGGGCAAGGGTTTTTATTCCTCGTAAAACAAGAAACGCCTCAAAGGGCGCAAGTACGCCACCAAAGTGATTGAGCGTCTTGCGGAGTAGGTCATAATGTTTTTCATCTTTGACAACAATTGCTCCGCCGACAACATCGGCGTGGCCATTGAGAAATTTTGTCATTGAGTGAACAACGATATCAGCGCCCAGTTTTAATGGTTGCTGGAGAACCGGACTGGCAAAGGTGTTGTCAACCGCAAGCAGGGCATCTTTTTTGTGGCAGATATCGGCAATGGCAGCGATGTCGGAAACAACGAGCGTAGGGTTACCCGGGGTTTCAATAAACACCAGGCGGGTTTCGGGTCGGAAGGCTTGCGCAACCGCGTTGAGGTCTGATGAGTCAACAAAGGTTGATTTTATCCCGAACCGGCTGAAGTAGTTTTGAATCAATGTTGCGGTTGGTCCGTAAACCGATTCGGAGCAGATGATGTGGTCGCCACTGGTAAGTAAACCACCAATTAAGGTTTGAATTGCTGCCATTCCTGAAGCGGTGGCAAGCGATTTTTTACCTTGTTCAAGGCGGGCAAGACAGTCTTCAAGGAGTTCGACCGTTGGATTGAGCATGCGCGAGTATATGTAACCCGTAGTTTTGCCCGCAAACAGGTCCGCGCCCTGCTCGAAATCCTTAAAGCGAAAGGTTGATGTGGCATAAATCGGACAGACAACCGGACCGGGTGCGGTTTCGGGTGAACTGGCATGAACGCAGATTGTTTTGATGTCAAGGTTTTTATTCATCGTTTGACTCCTTTCCCATTAACGATGCCGGGAAATTTTTATTTGTCAACAGATTCTTATCCTTGACTTGTTAGTGAGGATTTTTATTATTCGCAGTGGTGCTTGCGGTTTTGCTCCTGGTGCTATCAACCGGTACGGAACGGCTGGAGTATGAAATTAAGTACGGTCCGGTTGTGCTCGGGTCAATGGTTATGGAGTATCAGCCTTTAGACAGTAGCGGCGCGGATTCGTTGTCGCATATAAAGGCACAGGTTGAGATTGACCGGGCACTTTCGTTAGTTTTCTGGGCAAATTATCAACTGGAAAGCTGGTGTCGCAAGGATGATAAAGTTACGGTGCGTTCTTATAAAAAGACCCGGGAGAGGAATTACAAGGCTGAATGGTGGGCAGATTACTTTCCCGAACAGGGTTTTGTCCGCTACTCGGATGGCGTTCGGTTTCCTTTAAGCGACTCAGCCCGGGATATGCTTTCTTTGTGGTTTTATCTCCGGAGTTTGCGCTGGAGTGAGGGCGATAGCCGGATTGTAAATGCCCATATT
The nucleotide sequence above comes from candidate division WOR-3 bacterium. Encoded proteins:
- a CDS encoding T9SS type A sorting domain-containing protein; protein product: MRKNVALLALVSLLGLVFAAGSDVTTSDLSQSAPQKVKLYYGTYGSNDYVWGTVNPSLPNDAWMLHSEMPGRMMDNTCATDGNYVYVLAGYGTTNVLYRHAIGSTTWETRAPCPLDISNGGAAIIGDTLYYCSGYSYSLGTTVDTMFKYCISTNTWTSGPGPFTGTTYNWQPLVLACGGKLYYISGCNQPGATNPTRNVWCYTPGSGWAQVADMNQGRVFAMGCVYHDTIWVTGGYQNTTVLNHSEFYDPVSNTWTVDNTRFPQLPIATWAAASGVVGQTMFVHSGVSSAMALMDTTQYFDFGTRNWTVTPTVLLKVYRGTGVGNADGKAVVYGGSTGGFTPTDTCQYEVLATGNTNDVGVIQIVSPASVITPGNITPRAKIKNFGTAAQSNIPVYCWIDSGATRVYNQSVTYPGPLAPGATADVDFTPQWRAVGGTYNVTMFTDLSGDEARSNDTLRGTAQVMQYTIDWYQSDTIRPDRVSRVACVNDAQGNLHVICGNCFPHSSHPYDQVYDTVANTWSQGLQHPAGGGVGVHNHDAVIIGDVIWVGGGSSGSGFYNYLTKLDLGANTWTQAAAMPQSNLLYYSFGEYADSGWVYCFGGSPDGTSGPINNTYRYDPSTNSWTAMANMPDVRRNPMVARVGDTIYVIGGMSANDYTSTRGTMWKYSVLGNTWTVAADSMPDKLGWGRAVAYSYSGGTYIYVFGGYRTGSIVNACWRYDVNNHTWTADRPLLTPVRSHGGSISGNYIWVAGGYGTAIMPNVQKGIISLTGVEEGKPSINWEGIDGIAPTLVRDFCRISYNVPSTGRVNLSVYDASGSLVRTLVNEISNPGNKTVTWDRRDASGKRVANGTYFYRLTIDGKSVSAKAIVLQ
- a CDS encoding S8 family serine peptidase translates to MLTLFYLLALLSPEFVRSAQKTTAPQLNSRKVWVFFTDKGVFDENQYQKALTELKRKSPLIGQPDFADLPVRTAYIRQIEALGARVRHISNWLNAASFDMPSELVAQVYHLPFVYDIKPVGVRAELDREITFPIPQPLPPVRKVDTAEAHRFYGASYDQAQMLGVPEIFYRGYLGSGVKLALFDTGIKLKHTAVKGIRITRQFDFLSGDNFYYQRGLTFPPAEISSLRYLGLVKDPALTNTQNTLMLTFVADSFNYPYGLPARALFFSYSTDQGETWTPARALHISRPYYYTYENLKMISRDSLTYLAYNEVNLNPGGQPVCYLGYFTNTTWRNRLTVGTGRYPALTVYADTLYLVYITNDSLITLKKYDITQPDPNLLLTTQINVLEPVSELQITAGPNGLINLIALYRTSGKITQFRSTDGGNTFVPTGDLVSQSARMTKLFSHHLADSTKLLLYLDEHSLPFTRLIAKLSTDYGTNWNNGTVVDSTLNIGDFTAHIGDEIKLIYESDGILYRCASTDYGATWQNAAPIDTIGFSAAPRLVGINNDDFCLWFRRGDENAVWEDADTLKFSREQPNHGTRMASIIAGYQPYSLMGIAPAVDLLVARTELHKTASNRYYEYNMEEDTYIQALEWAAKCGADIVSTSLGYRDFYQDAQFDGKTIPVSIAADLATKKGLLVVTAMGNRDSTTHPWPQPYIVAPGDAEGVITCGGVEKNMLPWRGTGIGPTADGRIKPDLVALADTVAVAAPDSENLLEGSVGTSCATALIAGCAALLKEAHPNWNADSIKAALFMTATLPVKSCTFGFGVPRVDSAFKIFPPTPQAPPVSQNEIGKIFPNPFMSEDNNRIYFGLNIARVTPDASISIYTTGGTLVKTITLNALKLSSPGRYYEIPFLEDIGACWDGKNDAGKPVASGLYIAVLKTTFGRSASKFALIRKP
- a CDS encoding L-threonine 3-dehydrogenase, which translates into the protein MKKILVTGAVGQIGSELTLALRERYGAENVIATGRKTQPSKELLESGPFYFIDVAKRETIEEVVKKHNIDTIFHLAAILSAAGEKNPQLAWDVNINGLYNVLEVAREHNMARVIVPSSIAVFGPETPRQNTPNETILKPRTMYGITKVAGELLGDYYFRRFGLDVRGLRYPGIISNVTLPGGGTTDYAVEIFYAAIKFKRYKCFLRADTRLPMMYMPDCIKSTIMLAEAPVEKLKHHCDFNVTAMSFSAEELAAEIKRYIPEFEITYEPDFRQAIADSWPESIDDSAAREEWGWKPDYDLKAMVKDMLEVLGKRHQEGKLGWPQ
- a CDS encoding GTP cyclohydrolase I FolE2, producing the protein MDDLRGRTPESSVPIDKVGVKGLRYPIVLLDKAHRQQHTIATISMFVDLPRGQRGTYMGRFVEVLNRHHREIDVHKIGTILKEMREVLGASSAHLEMEFPYFVEKQAPVSGARAQMDYRCWINASLKDKFRLRLGVAVPVTTLCPCSKEMVGKGGHNQRAEIRAVVEFKGFLWLEDLIDLLEECGSSEVYALLEREDERHLTNQAYENPVFVEDVVRRVAQRLNEHPLITGYEVEVESFESIHHHEAYACISRFCDE
- a CDS encoding C26 family cysteine hydrolase domain-containing family (Members of this family of hydrolases with an active site Cys residue belong to MEROPS family C26.); amino-acid sequence: MRTLLVNCYKEKPETRMPFYRALCARYSKVAEIVISELKPDYNLNGVDAVVFSGSQWMLSEQELPSEVVEFVRGLKLPTLGICFGHQLLARSFGAEVKKGNILIERDEKIKVVREWEIFFGLFPETTMRESHQEFVTPESIVKTGWEIGAISESCPVEAIRHPELPLFGVQFHPERSGENGAKLFENFFLRVVRR
- a CDS encoding aminotransferase class I/II-fold pyridoxal phosphate-dependent enzyme, which encodes MNKNLDIKTICVHASSPETAPGPVVCPIYATSTFRFKDFEQGADLFAGKTTGYIYSRMLNPTVELLEDCLARLEQGKKSLATASGMAAIQTLIGGLLTSGDHIICSESVYGPTATLIQNYFSRFGIKSTFVDSSDLNAVAQAFRPETRLVFIETPGNPTLVVSDIAAIADICHKKDALLAVDNTFASPVLQQPLKLGADIVVHSMTKFLNGHADVVGGAIVVKDEKHYDLLRKTLNHFGGVLAPFEAFLVLRGIKTLALRMARHCENGQRVAEFLEKHPKVEWIRFPGLASHPQYNIARKQMSGPGGLISFELKGGFEAARRLLNATKLFLLAVSLGGVESLIQHPASMTHASMPAEIRKQAGITDGLIRLSIGIEDAQDLINDLKQALDQV
- a CDS encoding DUF3108 domain-containing protein, giving the protein MLAVLLLVLSTGTERLEYEIKYGPVVLGSMVMEYQPLDSSGADSLSHIKAQVEIDRALSLVFWANYQLESWCRKDDKVTVRSYKKTRERNYKAEWWADYFPEQGFVRYSDGVRFPLSDSARDMLSLWFYLRSLRWSEGDSRIVNAHIDRRNWRICFVVNGTQYVKTPLGGFNCLVISPRTQGPLGAVFLSQDKRRLPVVIRTRIGGFTVSAYLKSIGRR